In Isoptericola jiangsuensis, the following proteins share a genomic window:
- a CDS encoding DUF349 domain-containing protein, whose protein sequence is MSESTPGATGPEDDVAAEQTAVEAPTPAETEVAADAPASVEDAPEAVTEAVEASEAPAAEDAVEAAPADAAEVRQPAPVDDAPAATEDSEDAAPAAPEAPAAPAAGQAPAAEQAPAPAAPAAPRPRPRPGAPKPSAIRRAKPADAPQAAAAPPAPAPVVHDAEESAAAAAFGRVEEDGTVHVREAAGERVVGQYPDVPADEAMALYTRRYLDLVAKVALFEARLDSADLSVREIDQTLTKLADETAEPAAVGDLDGLRSRVEALRGRAAERRAALESERAAAKEAAVAARTEIVEAAERIAETDPAKMQWRPAGEELRNLLDQWKEAQRNGPRIDRPSEEALWKRFSHARTAFDRERRHYFADLEQRNTSAKAAKERIVAEAEAIQGSTDWGVTAGQYRDLMAQWKSAGRANRKDDDALWARFRAAQDAFFGARDAANAAIDAEYGENLVVKEALLVEAEALVPVQDLAAAKERLRDIQDRWEEAGKVPRGDVQRVEARLRAVESAVRDAEDARWKRTNPETRARAEGAAAQLEDAITGLEADLERARAAGDQRKVAELESAVAARRAWLEQVVRAAEDSRG, encoded by the coding sequence GTGAGCGAGAGCACCCCCGGCGCGACCGGCCCCGAGGACGACGTCGCCGCGGAGCAGACAGCGGTCGAGGCTCCGACCCCCGCCGAGACCGAGGTGGCCGCTGACGCGCCCGCGTCCGTCGAGGACGCCCCCGAGGCGGTGACCGAGGCCGTCGAGGCGTCCGAGGCGCCCGCCGCCGAGGACGCGGTCGAGGCGGCCCCGGCCGACGCGGCGGAGGTCCGGCAGCCCGCCCCGGTCGACGACGCCCCGGCGGCGACGGAGGACTCCGAGGACGCGGCACCGGCAGCACCCGAGGCTCCCGCGGCGCCCGCCGCCGGGCAGGCGCCCGCCGCCGAGCAGGCGCCGGCCCCGGCAGCGCCCGCCGCGCCGAGGCCCCGCCCTCGTCCCGGCGCGCCCAAGCCGTCCGCGATCCGCCGCGCCAAGCCGGCCGACGCCCCGCAGGCCGCCGCCGCGCCGCCGGCACCGGCCCCGGTGGTCCACGACGCCGAGGAGTCCGCGGCCGCCGCGGCGTTCGGCCGGGTCGAGGAGGACGGCACGGTCCACGTCCGCGAGGCTGCGGGCGAGCGCGTCGTCGGGCAGTACCCCGACGTCCCCGCCGACGAGGCCATGGCGCTGTACACGCGTCGCTACCTCGACCTCGTCGCGAAGGTCGCCCTGTTCGAGGCCCGCCTCGACAGCGCCGACCTGTCCGTGCGCGAGATCGACCAGACGCTCACCAAGCTGGCCGACGAGACCGCCGAGCCCGCCGCGGTGGGCGACCTCGACGGCCTGCGGTCGCGCGTCGAGGCCCTGCGCGGGCGGGCCGCCGAGCGGCGCGCCGCGCTCGAGTCCGAGCGGGCCGCCGCGAAGGAGGCCGCCGTCGCGGCGCGCACCGAGATCGTGGAGGCCGCCGAGCGCATCGCCGAGACCGACCCCGCGAAGATGCAGTGGCGTCCCGCCGGCGAGGAGCTGCGCAACCTCCTGGACCAGTGGAAGGAGGCGCAGCGCAACGGGCCGCGCATCGACCGGCCGAGCGAGGAGGCGCTGTGGAAGCGGTTCAGCCACGCGCGCACCGCGTTCGACCGTGAGCGCCGCCACTACTTCGCCGACCTGGAGCAGCGCAACACCTCGGCCAAGGCCGCCAAGGAGCGCATCGTCGCCGAGGCGGAGGCCATCCAGGGGTCGACCGACTGGGGCGTCACCGCGGGCCAGTACCGCGACCTCATGGCGCAGTGGAAGTCCGCCGGCCGGGCCAACCGCAAGGACGACGACGCCCTGTGGGCGCGGTTCCGCGCCGCCCAGGACGCGTTCTTCGGGGCGCGCGACGCCGCGAACGCGGCGATCGACGCCGAGTACGGCGAGAACCTCGTCGTCAAGGAGGCCCTGCTGGTCGAGGCCGAGGCCCTCGTGCCGGTGCAGGACCTCGCCGCGGCCAAGGAGCGCCTGCGCGACATCCAGGACCGCTGGGAGGAGGCGGGCAAGGTGCCGCGCGGCGACGTGCAGCGCGTCGAGGCGCGCCTGCGCGCCGTCGAGAGCGCCGTGCGCGACGCCGAGGACGCCCGCTGGAAGCGGACGAACCCCGAGACGCGTGCCCGGGCCGAGGGCGCGGCCGCCCAGCTCGAGGACGCCATCACCGGTCTCGAGGCCGACCTCGAGCGCGCCCGCGCCGCGGGCGACCAGCGCAAGGTCGCCGAGCTC